A genomic region of Xanthomonas campestris pv. phormiicola contains the following coding sequences:
- a CDS encoding NAD(P)/FAD-dependent oxidoreductase, translating into MSARAEPIRVDVAVIGAGAAGLMCALTAGRRGRRVRVIEHANKVGKKILMSGGGRCNFTNTGTGPGNFLSANPHFCKSALARYRPTDFIGMVERHAIAYHEKELGQLFCDISSKQIVRMLVDECDAASVTIRTQCAVRGVERGSEGFRIDSDDGPVHAASLVVASGGLSIPSLGASGFGYELARQFGHAVLPTRAGLVPLTLSGKHQERLQDLSGLALPVEASCNGASFRNSMLITHRGISGPAILQISSYWQPGDDLRLDLLPGQDAAAWLREHKRLRGAAELRTVLGEALPRRFAQRLCEVWLPDKPVRQLDEPQLRAAAALLGAWPLVASGTEGYRTAEVTLGGVDTDQVSSATMESRQVPGLHFVGEVLDVTGWLGGYNFQWAWASGHAAGAVA; encoded by the coding sequence ATGAGCGCACGCGCCGAGCCGATCCGGGTCGACGTCGCGGTCATCGGCGCCGGCGCCGCCGGGCTGATGTGCGCGCTGACCGCCGGCCGCCGCGGGCGCCGCGTGCGGGTGATCGAGCACGCCAACAAGGTCGGCAAGAAGATCCTGATGTCCGGCGGCGGGCGCTGCAACTTCACCAACACCGGCACCGGCCCGGGCAATTTCCTGTCCGCCAACCCGCACTTCTGCAAGTCGGCGCTGGCGCGCTACCGCCCGACCGACTTCATCGGGATGGTCGAACGCCACGCCATCGCCTACCACGAGAAGGAACTGGGCCAGCTGTTCTGCGACATCTCCTCCAAGCAGATCGTGCGCATGCTGGTGGACGAATGCGACGCGGCTAGCGTCACCATCCGCACGCAGTGCGCAGTGCGCGGCGTGGAACGCGGCAGCGAGGGGTTCCGCATCGACAGCGACGACGGCCCGGTGCACGCCGCCTCGCTGGTCGTGGCCAGCGGCGGGCTGTCCATTCCCAGCCTGGGCGCCAGCGGCTTCGGCTACGAACTGGCCCGCCAGTTCGGCCATGCCGTGCTGCCGACCCGTGCCGGGCTGGTGCCGCTGACCCTCAGCGGCAAGCACCAGGAACGCCTGCAGGACCTGTCCGGCCTGGCGCTGCCGGTCGAGGCCAGCTGCAACGGCGCCAGCTTCCGCAACTCCATGCTGATCACCCATCGCGGCATCAGCGGCCCGGCGATCCTGCAGATCTCCTCGTACTGGCAGCCGGGCGACGACCTGCGCCTGGACCTGCTGCCCGGGCAGGACGCGGCCGCGTGGCTGCGTGAGCACAAGCGCCTGCGCGGCGCCGCCGAGCTGCGCACGGTGCTGGGCGAGGCGCTGCCGCGCCGCTTCGCGCAGCGCCTGTGCGAAGTCTGGCTGCCGGACAAGCCGGTCCGCCAGCTCGACGAACCGCAGCTGCGCGCCGCCGCCGCCCTGCTCGGCGCCTGGCCGCTGGTGGCCAGCGGCACCGAGGGCTACCGCACCGCCGAGGTCACCCTGGGCGGGGTGGACACCGATCAGGTGTCGTCGGCGACGATGGAATCGCGCCAGGTGCCCGGCCTGCACTTCGTCGGCGAGGTGCTGGACGTGACCGGCTGGCTGGGCGGCTACAACTTCCAGTGGGCCTGGGCCTCGGGCCACGCGGCCGGCGCGGTGGCCTGA
- a CDS encoding glutathione S-transferase: MITVHHLNQSRSQRVLWLLEELELPYQVVKYQRDKQTMLAPPELRAIHPLGKSPVLVDDGHVLAESGAILDYVVERYDTERALSPSPQPLEAPERLRYRYWMHYAEGSAMPPLLMSLVFGRIRSAKMPFFARPIARAIVDKAMHSFVGPQLKLHLDWMERELAASGWFAGDRFTAADVQMSFPVQAAAARASLQSYPNLAGFVQRIEQRPAYQRALQQGGPFELLGSGKGD, from the coding sequence ATGATCACCGTCCACCACCTCAACCAGTCCCGTTCCCAGCGCGTGCTGTGGCTGCTGGAGGAACTGGAGCTGCCCTACCAGGTGGTCAAATATCAGCGCGACAAGCAGACCATGCTGGCGCCGCCGGAACTGCGCGCGATCCATCCGCTGGGCAAGTCGCCGGTGCTGGTCGACGACGGCCATGTGCTGGCCGAATCCGGCGCGATCCTGGATTACGTGGTGGAGCGCTACGACACCGAGCGCGCGTTGTCGCCGTCGCCGCAGCCGCTGGAGGCGCCCGAGCGCCTGCGTTACCGCTACTGGATGCACTACGCCGAGGGTTCGGCGATGCCGCCGTTGCTGATGAGCCTGGTGTTCGGGCGCATCCGTTCGGCGAAGATGCCGTTCTTCGCGCGGCCGATCGCCCGTGCCATCGTCGACAAGGCCATGCACAGCTTCGTCGGCCCGCAGCTGAAGCTGCACCTGGACTGGATGGAGCGCGAACTGGCCGCCAGCGGCTGGTTCGCCGGCGACCGCTTCACTGCGGCCGACGTGCAGATGAGCTTCCCGGTCCAGGCCGCGGCCGCGCGCGCCAGCCTGCAGAGCTATCCGAACCTGGCCGGCTTCGTGCAGCGCATCGAGCAGCGCCCGGCCTACCAGCGCGCGCTGCAGCAGGGCGGGCCGTTCGAACTGCTCGGCAGCGGCAAGGGCGACTGA
- a CDS encoding cold-shock protein — protein MSERQGGTVKWFNDAKGFGFITPESGPDLFVHFRAIQGTGFKSLQEGQKVTFVAVQGQKGMQADQVQAV, from the coding sequence ATGAGCGAGCGTCAGGGTGGTACTGTGAAGTGGTTCAACGATGCCAAGGGCTTCGGCTTCATCACCCCGGAAAGCGGCCCGGACCTGTTCGTGCATTTCCGCGCGATCCAGGGTACCGGCTTCAAGTCGCTGCAGGAAGGCCAGAAGGTGACGTTCGTCGCCGTTCAGGGCCAGAAGGGCATGCAGGCCGACCAGGTGCAGGCCGTCTAA
- a CDS encoding alpha/beta hydrolase, producing the protein MSERSPLPPRWPRHLLVALSSLLVSACSSVFFGGLNAGSARNGLSEQRGIVFDAAHGLKLDVYRPVAAQDAPVVVFFHGGTWKTGNRQQYRWAGEALARHGVVAIVPDYRKYPQVTLDGFMQDAAAAVAWSQRHAAEHGGDPRRLVLMGHSAGAHMAALLATDGRWLQAQGLSPRQLCGLVGLAGPYDFLPLTDTDLIGMFGRDPAQQRRSQPVAFVDGDEPPALLLHGDADRVVEPRDSRSLQAALHRAGVPAALKTYPGIGHLRLVLALRKDDPALPVMADSIAFVRQCAPRAPQP; encoded by the coding sequence CGCCTGCAGCAGCGTGTTCTTCGGCGGCCTCAACGCCGGCTCGGCGCGCAACGGGCTGAGCGAGCAGCGCGGGATCGTGTTCGATGCGGCGCATGGCCTGAAGCTGGACGTCTATCGCCCGGTCGCGGCGCAGGACGCGCCGGTGGTGGTGTTCTTCCACGGCGGCACCTGGAAGACCGGCAACCGCCAGCAGTACCGCTGGGCCGGCGAGGCGCTGGCGCGGCATGGCGTGGTCGCAATCGTGCCGGACTACCGCAAATACCCGCAGGTGACCCTGGACGGCTTCATGCAAGACGCCGCCGCCGCAGTGGCCTGGAGCCAGCGACATGCCGCCGAGCACGGCGGCGACCCGCGCCGGCTGGTGCTGATGGGCCACTCCGCCGGCGCGCACATGGCCGCGCTGCTGGCCACCGACGGCCGCTGGCTGCAGGCGCAGGGCCTGTCGCCGCGGCAACTGTGCGGCCTGGTCGGCCTGGCCGGTCCCTACGACTTCCTGCCGCTGACCGACACCGACCTGATCGGCATGTTCGGCCGCGACCCGGCACAGCAGCGGCGCTCGCAGCCGGTGGCCTTCGTCGATGGCGACGAACCGCCGGCGCTGCTGCTGCACGGCGACGCCGACCGCGTGGTCGAGCCGCGCGACAGCCGCTCGCTGCAGGCGGCCCTGCACCGCGCCGGCGTGCCCGCCGCACTGAAGACCTATCCCGGCATCGGCCATCTGCGCCTGGTGCTGGCGCTGCGCAAGGACGATCCGGCGCTGCCGGTCATGGCCGACAGCATCGCCTTCGTGCGCCAGTGCGCGCCGCGCGCGCCGCAGCCGTGA
- a CDS encoding YaeQ family protein, with protein sequence MALTATLRKADLQISDMDRGYYAAHALTLAQHPSETDQRLMARLLTFALFAEERLLFGKGLSSDDEPDLWRMDYTGAIEQWIEVGQPDESRIRKACGRAREVLVANYGGRVADIWWEKNASGLLKLKPLQVIDLPGDAVAAAAELIQRSMRFDVVIQDGEVQLLGDAGSVTFTPTVRKAAA encoded by the coding sequence ATGGCCCTCACCGCCACCCTCCGCAAGGCCGATCTGCAGATTTCCGACATGGACCGCGGCTACTACGCGGCGCATGCGCTGACCCTGGCCCAGCACCCGTCCGAGACCGACCAGCGGCTGATGGCGCGGCTGCTGACCTTCGCCCTGTTCGCCGAGGAACGCCTGCTGTTCGGCAAGGGCCTGAGCAGCGACGATGAGCCGGACCTGTGGCGGATGGACTACACCGGCGCGATCGAACAATGGATCGAGGTCGGCCAGCCCGACGAATCGCGCATCCGCAAGGCCTGCGGCCGCGCCCGCGAGGTGCTCGTGGCCAACTACGGCGGCCGCGTCGCCGACATCTGGTGGGAGAAGAACGCCTCCGGCCTGCTCAAGCTCAAGCCGCTGCAGGTGATCGACCTGCCCGGCGACGCGGTCGCGGCGGCGGCCGAGCTGATCCAGCGCAGCATGCGTTTCGACGTGGTGATCCAGGACGGCGAAGTGCAGCTGCTCGGCGACGCCGGCAGCGTCACCTTCACCCCGACGGTGCGCAAAGCCGCGGCATGA
- a CDS encoding pseudouridine synthase, with protein MSDPRPPSAFVPAPSRWQLPPGPWPTLLDGLCVRFPQVTRAQWQDRCARGRVQDLDGQPLPASLPYRVGLEVRYFREVVDEAPIAGVERIVHADAHLVVADKPHGLPVTPSGRYVRETLLARLVARLGNPALVPLHRLDRATAGLVLFSADPRSRAAYQALFRERRIAKTYQALAPALPGQAFPLLRASRLVRGEPFFRMAEADGEANSLTRIAVLDAPAGPLWRYALAPVTGRKHQLRVHMAALGAPILGDALYPQLRAEEEGACAGGLQLLACGLAFDDPLSGQARSFASAQTLAWPSA; from the coding sequence ATGTCCGATCCCCGCCCGCCGTCCGCATTCGTTCCGGCCCCGAGCCGTTGGCAACTGCCGCCGGGGCCGTGGCCGACCCTGCTGGATGGCTTGTGCGTGCGCTTCCCGCAGGTGACGCGGGCGCAGTGGCAGGACCGTTGCGCCCGCGGCCGCGTGCAGGACCTGGACGGGCAGCCGCTGCCGGCATCGCTGCCGTACCGGGTCGGGCTGGAAGTGCGCTATTTCCGCGAGGTCGTCGACGAGGCGCCGATCGCCGGGGTGGAGCGCATCGTCCATGCCGATGCGCATCTGGTGGTGGCCGACAAGCCGCATGGGCTGCCGGTGACCCCGTCCGGGCGCTATGTGCGCGAGACCTTGCTGGCGCGGCTGGTGGCGCGGCTCGGCAATCCGGCGCTGGTGCCGCTGCACCGGCTGGACCGCGCCACCGCCGGGTTGGTGCTGTTCTCGGCCGATCCGCGCAGCCGCGCCGCCTATCAGGCGCTGTTCCGCGAGCGGCGCATCGCCAAGACCTACCAGGCGCTGGCCCCGGCCTTGCCGGGACAGGCGTTTCCGCTGCTGCGCGCGAGCCGGCTGGTGCGCGGCGAGCCGTTCTTCCGCATGGCCGAAGCCGACGGCGAGGCCAACAGCCTGACCCGGATCGCTGTGCTGGACGCACCCGCCGGACCGCTGTGGCGCTACGCGCTGGCGCCGGTGACCGGGCGCAAGCACCAGCTGCGCGTGCACATGGCCGCGCTGGGCGCGCCGATCCTGGGCGATGCGCTGTATCCGCAGTTGCGTGCGGAGGAAGAGGGCGCCTGCGCCGGTGGGCTGCAGCTGTTGGCATGCGGACTGGCGTTCGACGATCCGCTCAGCGGGCAGGCACGCAGTTTCGCCAGTGCGCAGACCTTGGCCTGGCCGTCGGCGTGA